Proteins encoded within one genomic window of Panicum virgatum strain AP13 chromosome 1N, P.virgatum_v5, whole genome shotgun sequence:
- the LOC120654906 gene encoding uncharacterized protein LOC120654906, whose amino-acid sequence MASSTPVWLLLAVACALLATLAGADAVPVEGLPPSIGGTAVFGCNPATDKTCKPDGPKLLPGGGVDIDGDGDEDELPGFDPHFTILGHAH is encoded by the coding sequence ATGGCGTCGTCCACTCCCGTGTGGCTCCTCCTCGCGGTCGCGTGCGCGCTGCTGGCCAcactcgccggcgccgacgccgtccCCGTCGAGGGCCTCCCGCCTTCCATCGGCGGCACCGCCGTGTTCGGGTGCAACCCGGCCACGGACAAGACGTGCAAGCCCGACGGCCCGAAGCTGctgccgggcggcggcgtggacatcgacggcgacggcgacgaggacgagCTGCCCGGGTTCGACCCCCACTTCACCATCCTCGGTCATGCCCACTGA
- the LOC120654905 gene encoding mediator of RNA polymerase II transcription subunit 11-like, which translates to MIPQSQSSSLQRLHYVENRIVRVLELAGAVMEDLGNPQGPRTDAVGAHCREFMLAMKEIQTTLREEIKSACEYRPFEKCDYSARIANEICCKKLEYVIEKLDTVQQNLEQSNDDV; encoded by the exons ATGATTCCGCAGAGCCAGAGCAGCTCCCTGCAGCGTCTCCACTACGTCGAGAAT CGGATAGTGCGGGTGCTGGAGCTTGCGGGGGCGGTGATGGAGGATCTGGGAAACCCTCAGGGCCCTCGCACCGATGCAGTCGGCGCGCACTGCCGCGAGttcatgctcgctatgaag GAAATTCAAACTACTTTGCGTGAGGAAATCAAGAGTGCTTGTGAATATCGTCCGTTTGAAAAGTGTGATTACAGCGCAAGGATTGCTAATGAGATATGTTGTAAGAAGCTGGAGTATGTAATCGAGAAGTTGGATACTGTGCAACAGAACCTTGAGCAGAGTAATGATGATGTTTAG
- the LOC120654904 gene encoding 30S ribosomal protein S21, chloroplastic-like, whose amino-acid sequence MAAPASTSLLSTLLQLPLAPFSGKSSPPSVVHVARRAPTAVVAAKGYNVQILVDENEGEESIFRRFRREVMRAGVLQEIKRRRRYESKKDEKKRKAREAGRRNRRRRMMDEPRFPEEDAGAAARARDEDDDNWEIDGLL is encoded by the exons ATGGCCGCCCCCGCCTCGACCTCCCTGCTGAGCACGCTGCTGCAGCTGCCCCTTGCCCCGTTCTCGGggaagagctcgccgccgtccgtgGTGCACGTGGCGCGGCGGGCgccgacggcggtggtggccgccAAGGGGTACAATGTGCAGATCCTGGTGGACGAGAACGAGGGCGAGGAGTCCATCTTCCGGCGGTTCCGCCGCGAGGTGATGCGCGCCGGCGTGCTGCAGGAGATCAAGCGCCGCCGGAGGTACGAGAGCAAGAAGGacgagaagaagcggaaggcgcGGGAGGCTGGGCGCCGCAACCGCCGCAG GCGCATGATGGATGAACCAAGGTTCCCAGAAGAAGATGCAGGGGCAGCTGCAAGAGCTCGCGATGAGGACGATGACAACTGGGAAATTGACGGCCTCCTGTGA
- the LOC120654907 gene encoding disease resistance protein Pik-2-like, translating to MEHAAQNLASNVGQLLAAEYRQLRGVGGEIAELRDDLATMNALLRMQSEAEDGAVDHFVREWMKQLRELAYDSEDCIDLYLLRIKCRPGEGVRARARRLLATFFPRRSLAGEIRALRARALAISERHARYGVSRDALMRRSPLLPAPQMLTSTASAAAAPNQHALSRANEQPEHSRVVGIEDQVDTLAGRLSPAVEGERYLKVFSVVGFGGVGKTTLAMEVCRRLEPEFPCQAFVSVSQAFEPSRDLKPLLRRVLEQIVKTKAENEKGIKEEGSLGDIDGLDADLLARKLAHKVKDMRYLIVLDDVWTVRTWESIQSVLPENNCNSRIIVTTRMETVAKVCSPASIVKGHFIHYMEPLKLEDSKKLFLSRAFGSVDASYPTEFNDVMDNILRKCGGLPLAIVSIASVLAGYKSSGSIDKWETICKSIVSQMESNPTLEGIRQIVTVSFNHLPHELKGCMMYLSIFPEDYEISKDRLLCRWITEGLVLEKQGLTQMEVAESYLDELLSRNMIKANRLDEHKRDQSYQVHDLLLEIMVSKSLEANFVSLKGGRYDGMSYDRIRRLSIHDSADVGAYSTSKVKVTVDHRGTEEVNLQHVRSLSMFQLQGHKLLDQLGDFSLLRVLDLEGCEGVTNKHVRYACQLHLLRFLSMKNTNISVVPPQIGNLEHLQTLDVRTTLLDHLPETVTKLERLERLKFSKRGLDIKWVLPRGLSKIKALRDVGLVRLGNDSQVAREVGELELLQTLDLHIGHETVDEEVLRQLALSLSKRYSLRCLSLVDISSAGKMLNFLHDLPAPPRLLRSLGISGGISRLPSWVGSLTYLVDFAMMGTYLVGDELLGVLCELPNLKTLRASWKSYREDELVARTNHTFPVLRDLWFGEGVLPKVLRFEEGCMAKLETLELRIRSHELETSIVGIEHLTNLKMITLKGDKDNPALYHRLSQLKDERDRRPKSNQFQVAVKYYL from the exons ATGGAGCACGCGGCGCAGAACCTCGCAAGCAATGTTGGGCAGCTGCTGGCCGCGGAGTATCGGCAGctccgcggcgtcggcggcgagatcGCCGAGCTGCGCGACGACTTGGCCACCATGAACGCCCTCCTCCGGATGCAGTCGGAGGCCGAGGACGGGGCCGTTGACCACTTCGTCCGGGAGTGGATGAAGCAGCTGCGCGAGCTCGCCTACGACTCAGAGGACTGCATCGACCTGTACCTGCTCCGCATCAAGTGCCGCCCGGGCGAAGGCGTGCGCGCCAGGGCGAGGCGCCTGCTCGCGACGTTCTTCCCTCGCCGCAGCCTCGCCGGCGAGATCAGAGcgctccgcgcccgcgccctcgCCATCAGCGAGCGCCACGCGCGCTACGGCGTCAGCCGCGACGCGCTCATGCGCCGCTCCCCTCTCTTACCTGCCCCCCAGATGCTGACGTcgacggcctccgccgccgccgcacctaaTCAGCACGCGCTGAGCCGTGCCAACGAGCAGCCTGAGCACAGCCGGGTCGTCGGCATCGAGGACCAGGTCGACACGCTGGCTGGCCGGCTGAGTCCGGCCGTCGAGGGAGAGCGCTATCTGAAGGTGTTTTCCGTCGTGGGGTTCGGGGGCGTCGGCAAGACCACGCTGGCCATGGAGGTGTGCCGGCGGCTGGAGCCGGAGTTCCCGTGCCAGGCCTTCGTTTCGGTGTCTCAGGCGTTCGAGCCGAGCAGGGACCTCAAGCCGCTGCTCAGGCGTGTGCTGGAGCAGATCGTCAAGACCAAAGCAGAGAACGAGAAAGGTATCAAGGAAGAGGGGTCGCTTGGTGACATCGACGGCTTGGATGCTGATCTGCTGGCCCGAAAACTCGCGCACAAAGTCAAGGACATGAG GTACCTCATTGTACTGGATGATGTATGGACCGTACGAACATGGGAGTCAATCCAATCGGTTTTACCAGAGAACAATTGCAACAGCAGAATAATTGTGACCACTAGGATGGAGACAGTGGCCAAAGTATGCAGTCCGGCCAGTATTGTTAAGGGACATTTCATCCATTATATGGAACCTCTCAAGCTCGAAGATTCCAAAAAGTTGTTTCTGAGCAGAGCATTTGGCTCTGTGGATGCCTCTTATCCCACGGAGTTCAACGATGTAATGGACAATATCTTAAGAAAATGCGGTGGACTGCCACTGGCCATAGTTAGCATTGCCAGCGTTTTGGCAGGCTACAAGTCATCCGGCAGTATAGACAAGTGGGAAACCATATGCAAATCAATAGTTTCTCAGATGGAGAGCAACCCTACCTTGGAGGGGATCAGGCAGATTGTCACAGTCAGTTTCAACCACTTACCTCATGAGCTCAAGGGTTGCATGATGTACCTTAGCATTTTCCCTGAGGATTACGAGATCAGTAAGGACCGACTCTTGTGCAGATGGATCACTGAGGGATTGGTCTTGGAGAAGCAGGGGTTGACACAGATGGAGGTTGCAGAATCCTACTTGGACGAGCTACTGAGTAGGAACATGATCAAAGCCAACCGTTTGGACGAGCACAAGAGGGATCAGTCGTACCAGGTGCATGACCTGCTTCTCGAGATCATGGTGTCCAAGTCTTTAGAGGCTAACTTTGTTAGCCTGAAAGGAGGGCGGTATGACGGGATGTCGTACGACAGGATCCGTCGCCTCTCCATACATGACAGCGCCGATGTTGGTGCATACTCAACTTCCAAGGTAAAGGTAACAGTTGATCACCGAGGCACCGAAGAGGTGAACCTGCAGCATGTTCGATCACTGAGTATGTTCCAGCTCCAAGGGCACAAGCTCCTTGACCAACTAGGCGACTTCTCCTTGCTGAGGGTGCTTGACCTGGAAGGTTGCGAGGGGGTAACCAACAAGCATGTGAGGTACGCTTGTCAGTTGCACCTACTCAGGTTCCTGAGCATGAAGAATACAAATATCAGCGTGGTGCCTCCTCAAATTGGGAATCTGGAGCACCTACAGACGCTCGATGTACGGACAACCCTTCTTGATCACCTGCCTGAAACTGTCACAAAGCTGGAAAGACTCGAGCGCCTCAAGTTCTCCAAGAGGGGCTTGGATATCAAGTGGGTGTTGCCCCGGGGCCTCAGCAAGATAAAGGCGCTTCGCGATGTGGGTTTAGTACGTCTCGGAAATGACTCCCAAGTCGCCCGAGAAGTGGGTGAACTTGAGCTGCTACAGACGTTGGATCTGCACATCGGCCACGAGACCGTTGACGAGGAGGTTCTCCGACAGCTTGCCTTGTCCCTGAGTAAGAGGTACTCTCTCAGGTGTCTTAGCTTGGTAGACATAAGCAGTGCAGGGAAGATGCTGAACTTTCTCCATGACCTACCAGCACCACCGCGCCTCCTCCGGTCTCTCGGAATCAGCGGTGGCATCAGCCGGTTGCCCAGCTGGGTCGGATCACTCACGTACCTCGTTGACTTCGCCATGATGGGCACATACCTTGTTGGTGATGAGCTACTTGGTGTCCTGTGTGAGTTGCCCAACCTCAAGACCCTGCGTGCCTCTTGGAAAAGCTACAGAGAGGATGAGCTAGTCGCACGCACGAACCATACGTTTCCTGTGCTCAGAGACCTGTGGTTTGGTGAAGGCGTTCTGCCCAAAGTTCTCCGGTTTGAGGAAGGGTGCATGGCAAAGCTTGAAACGCTCGAACTGCGTATTCGTAGCCATGAGCTGGAGACTAGCATCGTTGGCATCGAGCACCTGACGAACCTGAAAATGATCACGCTCAAGGGTGATAAGGACAACCCTGCACTTTACCATAGACTGTCGCAGCTCAAGGATGAGAGAGATCGACGCCCCAAGTCCAATCAATTCCAGGTTGCAGTAAAATACTACTTGTGA